In the Hordeum vulgare subsp. vulgare chromosome 7H, MorexV3_pseudomolecules_assembly, whole genome shotgun sequence genome, one interval contains:
- the LOC123407654 gene encoding probable aminodeoxychorismate synthase, chloroplastic isoform X2, with amino-acid sequence MAALRLPAPPTARWSPPQPSSARWQQPPCRGGARRPAALRAGGKEGPEGPPVRTLLIDNYDSYTYNIFQELSVVNGVPPVVVRNDEWAWKDVYNWVYKKRAFDNIVISPGPGSPACPSDIGVCLRILCECGDIPILGVCLGHQALGLVHGAKIVHAPEAIHGRLSEIEHNGCYLFNHIPSGINSGFKVVRYHSLVIEASSLPQDLVSIAWTASPRMLSFLDSDQPDNTSFWGSLNNFATTDPSGHTNNCEVPITINNASKPDGYKIVMGIKHSSMPHYGVQFHPESVATHYGRQIFQNFKRITTDFGSQSSLFQERKVNSADQCNYVLKGLSHTDGLELDDSVRVHMLKERNSEKKYLRLRWKRIDNFLSCTGGSEDIFSELFGHQNAEDTFWLDSSSVDQNRARFSFMGGKGGPLWKQMTFHLSSQRANCGGTITIRGAHGSAVKNSLKDGFLEFLHKEIQSIKYNEEDFEGLPFDFHGGFVGYLGYGLKVECDASFNKAKSSTPDACFFFADNLVAIDHNNGDVYILSLYDEYSLSNGNGMHHNKTHTSWLLETEKRLLRMAAMSPGVNGKSIIGSSNLNKQSFVVEKTKEQYIKDVQSCLDYIRDGESYELCLTTRMRRGVEYMNALQLYLKLRKQNPGPYAAWLNFSSENLSICCSSPERFLRLDRNAILEAKPIKGTIARGRTPEEDECLRLQLKYSEKDQAENLMIVDLLRNDLGKVCEPGSVHVPRLMDVESYKSVHTMVSTIRGTKKPDLSPVDCIKAAFPGGSMTGAPKVRSMEILDALESSPRGIYSGSIGFFSYNRTFDLNIVIRTVVLHDGVASVGAGGAIVALSDPEAEYAEMMLKARTPTRVVEECSQQAAAHSSPDRSDSVRTTIS; translated from the exons ATGGCCGCGCTCCGCCTCCCCGCCCCGCCGACGGCGAGGTGGTCCCCGCCGCAGCCGTCCTCCGCGCGGTGGCAGCAACCCCCGTGCCGTGGCGGCGCCAGGCGTCCCGCGGCGCTGCGGGCCGGCGGGAAGGAGGGCCCGGAGGGGCCGCCGGTGAGGACGCTCCTCATCGACAACTACGACAGCTACACCTACAACATCTTCCAGGAGCTCTCAGTCGTCAACGGCG TGCCGCCTGTGGTGGTGCGTAACGACGAGTGGGCGTGGAAGGATGTTTACAACTGGGTGTACAAGAAGAGGGCCTTCGACAACATCGTGATCTCGCCGGGGCCTGGATCTCCGGCGTGTCCTAGCGACATAG GTGTATGTCTGCGGATACTTTGCGAGTGCGGAGATATACCCATCCTGGGTGTCTGCCTTGGCCACCAG GCCTTGGGACTAGTTCATGGCGCTAAGATTGTTCATGCTCCTGAAGCTATACATGGACGACTTAG TGAAATCGAACATAATGGATGCTACCTCTTTAATCATATCCCATCAGGTATAAACTCTGGGTTCAAG GTAGTGCGCTACCATTCACTTGTAATAGAAGCAAGCTCACTGCCTCAGGATCTTGTATCAATAGCATGGACTGCTTCTCCCAGAATGCTATCTTTCCTTGATAGCGATCAGCCGGACAACACTTCATTCTGGGGATCATTGAATAACTTTGCCACAACAGACCCTTCAGGGCACACTAACAATTGTGAAGTTCCAATTACCATAAACAATGCTAGTAAGCCCGACGGCTACAAGATTGTCATGGGCATCAAACATTCCAGCATGCCTCATTATGGAGTGCAG TTCCATCCAGAGAGTGTTGCTACTCATTACGGAAGACAGATTTTTCAGAACTTTAAGAGGATAACAACTGATTTTGGATCACAATCGTCCTTGTTTCAGGAAAGAAAG GTCAATTCTGCAGATCAATGCAATTATGTCCTGAAGGGTTTGTCGCACACTGATGGACTAGAGCTTGATGATTCTGTTCGGGTTCACATGCTTAAAGAGAGAAACAGCGAGAAAAAATATTTACGGTTGAGATGGAAGAGGATTGATAACTTTCTTAGCTGCACAGGTGGCTCTGAAGACATTTTCTCGGAGCTTTTTGGTCATCAAAATGCTGAAGATACATTTTGGCTGGATAGCTCGTCAGTTGATCAG AACAGGGCACGCTTTTCATTTATGGGAGGTAAGGGCGGACCTCTGTGGAAGCAAATGACGTTTCACCTCTCCAGTCAAAG AGCCAACTGTGGAGGAACCATTACTATTCGAGGTGCTCATGGATCTGCTGTGAAAAACTCTCTTAAAGATGGCTTCTTggaattccttcacaag GAGATCCAGTCCATTAAATACaatgaagaggactttgaagggCTGCCATTTGACTTCCATGGTGGATTTGTTGGATATCTAGG GTATGGTCTTAAGGTCGAATGTGATGCATCATTTAACAAAGCTAAATCAAGTACTCCTGatgcatgcttcttctttgctgatAACCTTGTGGCGATCGATCACAACAATGGTGATGTATATATTCTGTCGTTATATGACGAATATTCTTTGAGTAATGGAAATGGAATGCACCATAATAAAACACATACTTCATGGTTGCTGGAGACTGAGAAGAGGCTTCTCAGGATGGCTGCTATGTCACCAGGAGTTAATGGAAAGTCAATTATTGGATCATCCAATTTGAATAAGCAAAGTTTTGTCGTAGAAAAAACAAAGGAGCAATACATTAAGGATGTTCAAAGTTGCCTGGATTATATCAGAGATGGAGAAAGTTATGAGTTGTGCCTAACTACTCGGATGAGGAGAGGGGTAGAGTATATGAATGCCCTGCAACTGTACCTTAAATTGAGAAAACAAAATCCAGGCCCATATGCAGCTTGGCTTAACTTCTCCTCAGAAAACCTGAGTATATGCTGCTCTTCTCCTGAAAGGTTTCTGCGACTAGATCGAAATGCAATTCTAGAGGCAAAACCAATCAAAGGTACAATAGCACGTGGCAGAACACCAGAGGAAGATGAGTGTCTACGTTTGCAACTGAAATACAG TGAAAAGGACCAGGCTGAGAACTTGATGATTGTTGATCTCTTAAGAAATGATCTGGGTAAGGTCTGCGAGCCTGGGAGCGTGCATGTTCCTCGCCTCATGGACGTTGAATCATATAAATCTGTTCACACCATGGTGAGCACCATCCGCGGAACAAAGAAGCCTGATCTAAGCCCGGTAGACTGCATCAAAGCCGCCTTTCCAGGAGGCTCGATGACGGGTGCCCCGAAGGTCAGGTCGATGGAGATCCTCGACGCGTTGGAGAGCAGCCCAAGGGGAATATACTCGGGGTCGATCGGGTTCTTCTCGTACAACCGCACGTTCGATCTGAACATCGTGATCAGGACGGTAGTGCTGCACGACGGGGTGGCCTCGGTCGGAGCAGGCGGGGCGATTGTGGCGCTGTCAGACCCGGAGGCGGAGTACGCCGAGATGATGCTCAAggcgaggacgccgacgagggtcGTCGAAGAGTGCAGCCAACAAGCGGCGGCGCACAGCAGTCCGGACCGATCGGATTCGGTGCGGACAACTATAAGCTAG
- the LOC123407654 gene encoding probable aminodeoxychorismate synthase, chloroplastic isoform X3: MAALRLPAPPTARWSPPQPSSARWQQPPCRGGARRPAALRAGGKEGPEGPPVRTLLIDNYDSYTYNIFQELSVVNGVPPVVVRNDEWAWKDVYNWVYKKRAFDNIVISPGPGSPACPSDIGVCLRILCECGDIPILGVCLGHQALGLVHGAKIVHAPEAIHGRLSEIEHNGCYLFNHIPSGINSGFKVVRYHSLVIEASSLPQDLVSIAWTASPRMLSFLDSDQPDNTSFWGSLNNFATTDPSGHTNNCEVPITINNASKPDGYKIVMGIKHSSMPHYGVQFHPESVATHYGRQIFQNFKRITTDFGSQSSLFQERKVHSIDQCNYVLKGLSHTDGLELDDSVRVHMLKERNSEKKYLRLRWKRIDNFLSCTGGSEDIFSELFGHQNAEDTFWLDSSSVDQNRARFSFMGGKGGPLWKQMTFHLSSQRANCGGTITIRGAHGSAVKNSLKDGFLEFLHKEIQSIKYNEEDFEGLPFDFHGGFVGYLGYGLKVECDASFNKAKSSTPDACFFFADNLVAIDHNNGDVYILSLYDEYSLSNGNGMHHNKTHTSWLLETEKRLLRMAAMSPGVNGKSIIGSSNLNKQSFVVEKTKEQYIKDVQSCLDYIRDGESYELCLTTRMRRGVEYMNALQLYLKLRKQNPGPYAAWLNFSSENLSICCSSPERFLRLDRNAILEAKPIKGTIARGRTPEEDECLRLQLKYSEKDQAENLMIVDLLRNDLGKVCEPGSVHVPRLMDVESYKSVHTMVSTIRGTKKPDLSPVDCIKAAFPGGSMTGAPKVRSMEILDALESSPRGIYSGSIGFFSYNRTFDLNIVIRTVVLHDGVASVGAGGAIVALSDPEAEYAEMMLKARTPTRVVEECSQQAAAHSSPDRSDSVRTTIS; this comes from the exons ATGGCCGCGCTCCGCCTCCCCGCCCCGCCGACGGCGAGGTGGTCCCCGCCGCAGCCGTCCTCCGCGCGGTGGCAGCAACCCCCGTGCCGTGGCGGCGCCAGGCGTCCCGCGGCGCTGCGGGCCGGCGGGAAGGAGGGCCCGGAGGGGCCGCCGGTGAGGACGCTCCTCATCGACAACTACGACAGCTACACCTACAACATCTTCCAGGAGCTCTCAGTCGTCAACGGCG TGCCGCCTGTGGTGGTGCGTAACGACGAGTGGGCGTGGAAGGATGTTTACAACTGGGTGTACAAGAAGAGGGCCTTCGACAACATCGTGATCTCGCCGGGGCCTGGATCTCCGGCGTGTCCTAGCGACATAG GTGTATGTCTGCGGATACTTTGCGAGTGCGGAGATATACCCATCCTGGGTGTCTGCCTTGGCCACCAG GCCTTGGGACTAGTTCATGGCGCTAAGATTGTTCATGCTCCTGAAGCTATACATGGACGACTTAG TGAAATCGAACATAATGGATGCTACCTCTTTAATCATATCCCATCAGGTATAAACTCTGGGTTCAAG GTAGTGCGCTACCATTCACTTGTAATAGAAGCAAGCTCACTGCCTCAGGATCTTGTATCAATAGCATGGACTGCTTCTCCCAGAATGCTATCTTTCCTTGATAGCGATCAGCCGGACAACACTTCATTCTGGGGATCATTGAATAACTTTGCCACAACAGACCCTTCAGGGCACACTAACAATTGTGAAGTTCCAATTACCATAAACAATGCTAGTAAGCCCGACGGCTACAAGATTGTCATGGGCATCAAACATTCCAGCATGCCTCATTATGGAGTGCAG TTCCATCCAGAGAGTGTTGCTACTCATTACGGAAGACAGATTTTTCAGAACTTTAAGAGGATAACAACTGATTTTGGATCACAATCGTCCTTGTTTCAGGAAAGAAAGGTTCACAGTATTG ATCAATGCAATTATGTCCTGAAGGGTTTGTCGCACACTGATGGACTAGAGCTTGATGATTCTGTTCGGGTTCACATGCTTAAAGAGAGAAACAGCGAGAAAAAATATTTACGGTTGAGATGGAAGAGGATTGATAACTTTCTTAGCTGCACAGGTGGCTCTGAAGACATTTTCTCGGAGCTTTTTGGTCATCAAAATGCTGAAGATACATTTTGGCTGGATAGCTCGTCAGTTGATCAG AACAGGGCACGCTTTTCATTTATGGGAGGTAAGGGCGGACCTCTGTGGAAGCAAATGACGTTTCACCTCTCCAGTCAAAG AGCCAACTGTGGAGGAACCATTACTATTCGAGGTGCTCATGGATCTGCTGTGAAAAACTCTCTTAAAGATGGCTTCTTggaattccttcacaag GAGATCCAGTCCATTAAATACaatgaagaggactttgaagggCTGCCATTTGACTTCCATGGTGGATTTGTTGGATATCTAGG GTATGGTCTTAAGGTCGAATGTGATGCATCATTTAACAAAGCTAAATCAAGTACTCCTGatgcatgcttcttctttgctgatAACCTTGTGGCGATCGATCACAACAATGGTGATGTATATATTCTGTCGTTATATGACGAATATTCTTTGAGTAATGGAAATGGAATGCACCATAATAAAACACATACTTCATGGTTGCTGGAGACTGAGAAGAGGCTTCTCAGGATGGCTGCTATGTCACCAGGAGTTAATGGAAAGTCAATTATTGGATCATCCAATTTGAATAAGCAAAGTTTTGTCGTAGAAAAAACAAAGGAGCAATACATTAAGGATGTTCAAAGTTGCCTGGATTATATCAGAGATGGAGAAAGTTATGAGTTGTGCCTAACTACTCGGATGAGGAGAGGGGTAGAGTATATGAATGCCCTGCAACTGTACCTTAAATTGAGAAAACAAAATCCAGGCCCATATGCAGCTTGGCTTAACTTCTCCTCAGAAAACCTGAGTATATGCTGCTCTTCTCCTGAAAGGTTTCTGCGACTAGATCGAAATGCAATTCTAGAGGCAAAACCAATCAAAGGTACAATAGCACGTGGCAGAACACCAGAGGAAGATGAGTGTCTACGTTTGCAACTGAAATACAG TGAAAAGGACCAGGCTGAGAACTTGATGATTGTTGATCTCTTAAGAAATGATCTGGGTAAGGTCTGCGAGCCTGGGAGCGTGCATGTTCCTCGCCTCATGGACGTTGAATCATATAAATCTGTTCACACCATGGTGAGCACCATCCGCGGAACAAAGAAGCCTGATCTAAGCCCGGTAGACTGCATCAAAGCCGCCTTTCCAGGAGGCTCGATGACGGGTGCCCCGAAGGTCAGGTCGATGGAGATCCTCGACGCGTTGGAGAGCAGCCCAAGGGGAATATACTCGGGGTCGATCGGGTTCTTCTCGTACAACCGCACGTTCGATCTGAACATCGTGATCAGGACGGTAGTGCTGCACGACGGGGTGGCCTCGGTCGGAGCAGGCGGGGCGATTGTGGCGCTGTCAGACCCGGAGGCGGAGTACGCCGAGATGATGCTCAAggcgaggacgccgacgagggtcGTCGAAGAGTGCAGCCAACAAGCGGCGGCGCACAGCAGTCCGGACCGATCGGATTCGGTGCGGACAACTATAAGCTAG
- the LOC123407654 gene encoding probable aminodeoxychorismate synthase, chloroplastic isoform X1 — MAALRLPAPPTARWSPPQPSSARWQQPPCRGGARRPAALRAGGKEGPEGPPVRTLLIDNYDSYTYNIFQELSVVNGVPPVVVRNDEWAWKDVYNWVYKKRAFDNIVISPGPGSPACPSDIGVCLRILCECGDIPILGVCLGHQALGLVHGAKIVHAPEAIHGRLSEIEHNGCYLFNHIPSGINSGFKVVRYHSLVIEASSLPQDLVSIAWTASPRMLSFLDSDQPDNTSFWGSLNNFATTDPSGHTNNCEVPITINNASKPDGYKIVMGIKHSSMPHYGVQFHPESVATHYGRQIFQNFKRITTDFGSQSSLFQERKVHSIGKLESPQVNSADQCNYVLKGLSHTDGLELDDSVRVHMLKERNSEKKYLRLRWKRIDNFLSCTGGSEDIFSELFGHQNAEDTFWLDSSSVDQNRARFSFMGGKGGPLWKQMTFHLSSQRANCGGTITIRGAHGSAVKNSLKDGFLEFLHKEIQSIKYNEEDFEGLPFDFHGGFVGYLGYGLKVECDASFNKAKSSTPDACFFFADNLVAIDHNNGDVYILSLYDEYSLSNGNGMHHNKTHTSWLLETEKRLLRMAAMSPGVNGKSIIGSSNLNKQSFVVEKTKEQYIKDVQSCLDYIRDGESYELCLTTRMRRGVEYMNALQLYLKLRKQNPGPYAAWLNFSSENLSICCSSPERFLRLDRNAILEAKPIKGTIARGRTPEEDECLRLQLKYSEKDQAENLMIVDLLRNDLGKVCEPGSVHVPRLMDVESYKSVHTMVSTIRGTKKPDLSPVDCIKAAFPGGSMTGAPKVRSMEILDALESSPRGIYSGSIGFFSYNRTFDLNIVIRTVVLHDGVASVGAGGAIVALSDPEAEYAEMMLKARTPTRVVEECSQQAAAHSSPDRSDSVRTTIS; from the exons ATGGCCGCGCTCCGCCTCCCCGCCCCGCCGACGGCGAGGTGGTCCCCGCCGCAGCCGTCCTCCGCGCGGTGGCAGCAACCCCCGTGCCGTGGCGGCGCCAGGCGTCCCGCGGCGCTGCGGGCCGGCGGGAAGGAGGGCCCGGAGGGGCCGCCGGTGAGGACGCTCCTCATCGACAACTACGACAGCTACACCTACAACATCTTCCAGGAGCTCTCAGTCGTCAACGGCG TGCCGCCTGTGGTGGTGCGTAACGACGAGTGGGCGTGGAAGGATGTTTACAACTGGGTGTACAAGAAGAGGGCCTTCGACAACATCGTGATCTCGCCGGGGCCTGGATCTCCGGCGTGTCCTAGCGACATAG GTGTATGTCTGCGGATACTTTGCGAGTGCGGAGATATACCCATCCTGGGTGTCTGCCTTGGCCACCAG GCCTTGGGACTAGTTCATGGCGCTAAGATTGTTCATGCTCCTGAAGCTATACATGGACGACTTAG TGAAATCGAACATAATGGATGCTACCTCTTTAATCATATCCCATCAGGTATAAACTCTGGGTTCAAG GTAGTGCGCTACCATTCACTTGTAATAGAAGCAAGCTCACTGCCTCAGGATCTTGTATCAATAGCATGGACTGCTTCTCCCAGAATGCTATCTTTCCTTGATAGCGATCAGCCGGACAACACTTCATTCTGGGGATCATTGAATAACTTTGCCACAACAGACCCTTCAGGGCACACTAACAATTGTGAAGTTCCAATTACCATAAACAATGCTAGTAAGCCCGACGGCTACAAGATTGTCATGGGCATCAAACATTCCAGCATGCCTCATTATGGAGTGCAG TTCCATCCAGAGAGTGTTGCTACTCATTACGGAAGACAGATTTTTCAGAACTTTAAGAGGATAACAACTGATTTTGGATCACAATCGTCCTTGTTTCAGGAAAGAAAGGTTCACAGTATTGGTAAACTGGAAAGCCCTCAA GTCAATTCTGCAGATCAATGCAATTATGTCCTGAAGGGTTTGTCGCACACTGATGGACTAGAGCTTGATGATTCTGTTCGGGTTCACATGCTTAAAGAGAGAAACAGCGAGAAAAAATATTTACGGTTGAGATGGAAGAGGATTGATAACTTTCTTAGCTGCACAGGTGGCTCTGAAGACATTTTCTCGGAGCTTTTTGGTCATCAAAATGCTGAAGATACATTTTGGCTGGATAGCTCGTCAGTTGATCAG AACAGGGCACGCTTTTCATTTATGGGAGGTAAGGGCGGACCTCTGTGGAAGCAAATGACGTTTCACCTCTCCAGTCAAAG AGCCAACTGTGGAGGAACCATTACTATTCGAGGTGCTCATGGATCTGCTGTGAAAAACTCTCTTAAAGATGGCTTCTTggaattccttcacaag GAGATCCAGTCCATTAAATACaatgaagaggactttgaagggCTGCCATTTGACTTCCATGGTGGATTTGTTGGATATCTAGG GTATGGTCTTAAGGTCGAATGTGATGCATCATTTAACAAAGCTAAATCAAGTACTCCTGatgcatgcttcttctttgctgatAACCTTGTGGCGATCGATCACAACAATGGTGATGTATATATTCTGTCGTTATATGACGAATATTCTTTGAGTAATGGAAATGGAATGCACCATAATAAAACACATACTTCATGGTTGCTGGAGACTGAGAAGAGGCTTCTCAGGATGGCTGCTATGTCACCAGGAGTTAATGGAAAGTCAATTATTGGATCATCCAATTTGAATAAGCAAAGTTTTGTCGTAGAAAAAACAAAGGAGCAATACATTAAGGATGTTCAAAGTTGCCTGGATTATATCAGAGATGGAGAAAGTTATGAGTTGTGCCTAACTACTCGGATGAGGAGAGGGGTAGAGTATATGAATGCCCTGCAACTGTACCTTAAATTGAGAAAACAAAATCCAGGCCCATATGCAGCTTGGCTTAACTTCTCCTCAGAAAACCTGAGTATATGCTGCTCTTCTCCTGAAAGGTTTCTGCGACTAGATCGAAATGCAATTCTAGAGGCAAAACCAATCAAAGGTACAATAGCACGTGGCAGAACACCAGAGGAAGATGAGTGTCTACGTTTGCAACTGAAATACAG TGAAAAGGACCAGGCTGAGAACTTGATGATTGTTGATCTCTTAAGAAATGATCTGGGTAAGGTCTGCGAGCCTGGGAGCGTGCATGTTCCTCGCCTCATGGACGTTGAATCATATAAATCTGTTCACACCATGGTGAGCACCATCCGCGGAACAAAGAAGCCTGATCTAAGCCCGGTAGACTGCATCAAAGCCGCCTTTCCAGGAGGCTCGATGACGGGTGCCCCGAAGGTCAGGTCGATGGAGATCCTCGACGCGTTGGAGAGCAGCCCAAGGGGAATATACTCGGGGTCGATCGGGTTCTTCTCGTACAACCGCACGTTCGATCTGAACATCGTGATCAGGACGGTAGTGCTGCACGACGGGGTGGCCTCGGTCGGAGCAGGCGGGGCGATTGTGGCGCTGTCAGACCCGGAGGCGGAGTACGCCGAGATGATGCTCAAggcgaggacgccgacgagggtcGTCGAAGAGTGCAGCCAACAAGCGGCGGCGCACAGCAGTCCGGACCGATCGGATTCGGTGCGGACAACTATAAGCTAG
- the LOC123407654 gene encoding probable aminodeoxychorismate synthase, chloroplastic isoform X4 has protein sequence MALRLFMLLKLYMDDLVKSNIMDATSLIISHQVVRYHSLVIEASSLPQDLVSIAWTASPRMLSFLDSDQPDNTSFWGSLNNFATTDPSGHTNNCEVPITINNASKPDGYKIVMGIKHSSMPHYGVQFHPESVATHYGRQIFQNFKRITTDFGSQSSLFQERKVHSIGKLESPQVNSADQCNYVLKGLSHTDGLELDDSVRVHMLKERNSEKKYLRLRWKRIDNFLSCTGGSEDIFSELFGHQNAEDTFWLDSSSVDQNRARFSFMGGKGGPLWKQMTFHLSSQRANCGGTITIRGAHGSAVKNSLKDGFLEFLHKEIQSIKYNEEDFEGLPFDFHGGFVGYLGYGLKVECDASFNKAKSSTPDACFFFADNLVAIDHNNGDVYILSLYDEYSLSNGNGMHHNKTHTSWLLETEKRLLRMAAMSPGVNGKSIIGSSNLNKQSFVVEKTKEQYIKDVQSCLDYIRDGESYELCLTTRMRRGVEYMNALQLYLKLRKQNPGPYAAWLNFSSENLSICCSSPERFLRLDRNAILEAKPIKGTIARGRTPEEDECLRLQLKYSEKDQAENLMIVDLLRNDLGKVCEPGSVHVPRLMDVESYKSVHTMVSTIRGTKKPDLSPVDCIKAAFPGGSMTGAPKVRSMEILDALESSPRGIYSGSIGFFSYNRTFDLNIVIRTVVLHDGVASVGAGGAIVALSDPEAEYAEMMLKARTPTRVVEECSQQAAAHSSPDRSDSVRTTIS, from the exons ATGGCGCTAAGATTGTTCATGCTCCTGAAGCTATACATGGACGACTTAG TGAAATCGAACATAATGGATGCTACCTCTTTAATCATATCCCATCAG GTAGTGCGCTACCATTCACTTGTAATAGAAGCAAGCTCACTGCCTCAGGATCTTGTATCAATAGCATGGACTGCTTCTCCCAGAATGCTATCTTTCCTTGATAGCGATCAGCCGGACAACACTTCATTCTGGGGATCATTGAATAACTTTGCCACAACAGACCCTTCAGGGCACACTAACAATTGTGAAGTTCCAATTACCATAAACAATGCTAGTAAGCCCGACGGCTACAAGATTGTCATGGGCATCAAACATTCCAGCATGCCTCATTATGGAGTGCAG TTCCATCCAGAGAGTGTTGCTACTCATTACGGAAGACAGATTTTTCAGAACTTTAAGAGGATAACAACTGATTTTGGATCACAATCGTCCTTGTTTCAGGAAAGAAAGGTTCACAGTATTGGTAAACTGGAAAGCCCTCAA GTCAATTCTGCAGATCAATGCAATTATGTCCTGAAGGGTTTGTCGCACACTGATGGACTAGAGCTTGATGATTCTGTTCGGGTTCACATGCTTAAAGAGAGAAACAGCGAGAAAAAATATTTACGGTTGAGATGGAAGAGGATTGATAACTTTCTTAGCTGCACAGGTGGCTCTGAAGACATTTTCTCGGAGCTTTTTGGTCATCAAAATGCTGAAGATACATTTTGGCTGGATAGCTCGTCAGTTGATCAG AACAGGGCACGCTTTTCATTTATGGGAGGTAAGGGCGGACCTCTGTGGAAGCAAATGACGTTTCACCTCTCCAGTCAAAG AGCCAACTGTGGAGGAACCATTACTATTCGAGGTGCTCATGGATCTGCTGTGAAAAACTCTCTTAAAGATGGCTTCTTggaattccttcacaag GAGATCCAGTCCATTAAATACaatgaagaggactttgaagggCTGCCATTTGACTTCCATGGTGGATTTGTTGGATATCTAGG GTATGGTCTTAAGGTCGAATGTGATGCATCATTTAACAAAGCTAAATCAAGTACTCCTGatgcatgcttcttctttgctgatAACCTTGTGGCGATCGATCACAACAATGGTGATGTATATATTCTGTCGTTATATGACGAATATTCTTTGAGTAATGGAAATGGAATGCACCATAATAAAACACATACTTCATGGTTGCTGGAGACTGAGAAGAGGCTTCTCAGGATGGCTGCTATGTCACCAGGAGTTAATGGAAAGTCAATTATTGGATCATCCAATTTGAATAAGCAAAGTTTTGTCGTAGAAAAAACAAAGGAGCAATACATTAAGGATGTTCAAAGTTGCCTGGATTATATCAGAGATGGAGAAAGTTATGAGTTGTGCCTAACTACTCGGATGAGGAGAGGGGTAGAGTATATGAATGCCCTGCAACTGTACCTTAAATTGAGAAAACAAAATCCAGGCCCATATGCAGCTTGGCTTAACTTCTCCTCAGAAAACCTGAGTATATGCTGCTCTTCTCCTGAAAGGTTTCTGCGACTAGATCGAAATGCAATTCTAGAGGCAAAACCAATCAAAGGTACAATAGCACGTGGCAGAACACCAGAGGAAGATGAGTGTCTACGTTTGCAACTGAAATACAG TGAAAAGGACCAGGCTGAGAACTTGATGATTGTTGATCTCTTAAGAAATGATCTGGGTAAGGTCTGCGAGCCTGGGAGCGTGCATGTTCCTCGCCTCATGGACGTTGAATCATATAAATCTGTTCACACCATGGTGAGCACCATCCGCGGAACAAAGAAGCCTGATCTAAGCCCGGTAGACTGCATCAAAGCCGCCTTTCCAGGAGGCTCGATGACGGGTGCCCCGAAGGTCAGGTCGATGGAGATCCTCGACGCGTTGGAGAGCAGCCCAAGGGGAATATACTCGGGGTCGATCGGGTTCTTCTCGTACAACCGCACGTTCGATCTGAACATCGTGATCAGGACGGTAGTGCTGCACGACGGGGTGGCCTCGGTCGGAGCAGGCGGGGCGATTGTGGCGCTGTCAGACCCGGAGGCGGAGTACGCCGAGATGATGCTCAAggcgaggacgccgacgagggtcGTCGAAGAGTGCAGCCAACAAGCGGCGGCGCACAGCAGTCCGGACCGATCGGATTCGGTGCGGACAACTATAAGCTAG